In the genome of Mycobacterium kansasii ATCC 12478, one region contains:
- a CDS encoding extracellular solute-binding protein yields the protein MVASAVSACGSHSHGLVLSFYTPATDGATFTAVAQHCTEQAGGRYVIEHVSLPRSPDQQRLQLARRLTGNDHTLDVMAMDVVWTAEFAEAGWTLPLSEDPAGLTEADATSDTLPGPIRTATWKHRLYAAPVTTNTQLLWYRSDLVPQPPGDWNGMLAEAARLRAAGQPSWIAAQANQGEGLAVWFNTVLTSVGGQVLAEDGKRVTLTDTPAHRAATVAALRVLKSVATAPGADPSISRAEEGTARLAFEQGKAALEVNWPYVFASLLENAVKGGVPFLPLNRLPELAGSVDSVGTFVPSDEQFRIAYQASQKVLGFAPYPGVVPGRPAKVTIGGLNLAVASTTRHKAEAFEAVRCLRNLQNQKYVSIQGGLPAVRASLYSDPQFQAKYPMYEIIRQQLTDAAVRPATPAYQAVSLRLAAALSPVTKIDPERTADDITAQVQKAVDGKGLLP from the coding sequence ATGGTCGCGTCCGCGGTCTCGGCATGCGGGTCGCACAGCCATGGACTAGTGCTCAGCTTCTACACCCCGGCCACCGACGGGGCGACGTTTACCGCGGTCGCGCAGCACTGCACCGAGCAGGCCGGCGGCCGATACGTCATCGAGCACGTGAGCCTGCCTCGATCACCCGACCAGCAGCGACTACAACTGGCCCGGAGACTGACCGGAAATGACCACACCCTCGACGTGATGGCGATGGACGTCGTCTGGACCGCCGAGTTCGCCGAAGCCGGATGGACACTGCCGCTGTCGGAGGATCCCGCCGGGCTGACTGAGGCCGACGCCACCTCCGATACACTTCCGGGCCCGATCAGGACCGCCACCTGGAAGCACCGGCTGTATGCCGCGCCCGTCACGACGAATACCCAATTGCTTTGGTATCGGTCGGATTTGGTGCCTCAACCGCCGGGGGATTGGAACGGCATGTTGGCCGAGGCGGCCCGATTGCGCGCCGCCGGCCAGCCGAGTTGGATCGCGGCGCAGGCGAACCAGGGCGAGGGTCTGGCGGTGTGGTTCAACACCGTGCTGACCAGCGTCGGCGGTCAGGTGCTCGCCGAGGACGGCAAACGGGTCACCCTGACCGACACTCCCGCTCATCGGGCCGCCACCGTCGCCGCACTGCGGGTCCTGAAATCAGTGGCCACCGCACCCGGAGCCGACCCGTCGATCAGCCGCGCGGAGGAGGGCACCGCCCGGCTGGCGTTCGAACAGGGAAAGGCGGCTCTGGAGGTCAACTGGCCGTACGTGTTCGCCTCCCTGCTGGAGAACGCGGTCAAGGGTGGGGTGCCGTTTCTGCCGCTCAACCGCCTTCCCGAGTTGGCCGGCAGCGTCGACAGCGTCGGCACCTTCGTGCCCAGCGACGAACAGTTCCGCATCGCCTACCAAGCCAGCCAGAAGGTGCTCGGCTTCGCGCCCTATCCCGGGGTCGTGCCGGGCCGGCCGGCCAAGGTGACCATCGGCGGGCTGAACCTGGCCGTGGCCAGTACGACCCGCCATAAAGCCGAGGCGTTCGAAGCGGTCCGGTGCCTGCGTAACCTGCAGAACCAGAAGTACGTTTCGATCCAGGGCGGTCTTCCCGCGGTGCGGGCCTCGCTGTACTCCGACCCGCAGTTTCAGGCGAAGTATCCGATGTACGAGATCATCCGCCAGCAGCTCACCGACGCCGCCGTGCGGCCGGCGACGCCGGCCTACCAAGCGGTGTCGCTGCGGCTGGCGGCGGCGCTGAGTCCGGTCACCAAGATCGACCCGGAACGCACCGCCGACGACATCACCGCGCAGGTGCAAAAGGCCGTCGACGGCAAGGGCTTGCTGCCGTGA
- a CDS encoding carbohydrate ABC transporter permease: MTHAFVRSGNRRAEQRLAFILVAPAALLMLAVTAYPIGYAVWLSLQRNNLATPDETAFIGLENYRTVLTDRYWWTALTVTLAITVVSVTLEFVLGLALALVMHRTLIGKGLVRTAVLIPYGIVTVVASYSWYYAWTPGTGYLANLLPHGSAPLTQQVPSLGVVVIAEVWKTTPFMSLLLLAGLALVPEDLLKAAQVDGAGAWRRLTKVILPIIKPAVVVALLFRTLDAFRIFDNIYVLTAGENNTESVSILGYDNLFKGFNVGLGSAISVLIFGCVGIIALTFIKLFGAAAPGSDADGR; this comes from the coding sequence GTGACGCACGCTTTCGTGCGCTCGGGGAACCGCCGGGCCGAACAGCGGCTGGCGTTCATCCTGGTGGCGCCGGCGGCGCTGTTGATGCTGGCGGTGACGGCCTATCCGATCGGTTACGCGGTGTGGCTCAGCCTGCAGCGCAACAACCTGGCTACCCCCGACGAGACGGCGTTCATCGGATTGGAGAACTACCGAACCGTTCTGACCGACCGGTATTGGTGGACGGCGCTGACGGTGACGCTGGCGATCACGGTGGTGTCGGTGACGCTCGAGTTCGTGCTGGGTCTGGCGCTGGCGCTGGTGATGCACCGCACGCTGATCGGCAAGGGGCTGGTGCGCACCGCGGTGCTGATCCCATACGGGATCGTCACGGTGGTCGCGTCGTACAGCTGGTACTACGCCTGGACCCCGGGCACCGGATACCTGGCCAATCTGCTCCCGCACGGTAGTGCCCCGCTGACCCAACAGGTCCCGTCGCTGGGTGTCGTGGTGATTGCCGAGGTGTGGAAGACGACGCCGTTCATGTCGCTGCTGCTGCTGGCCGGGCTGGCGCTGGTGCCCGAGGATCTGTTGAAGGCCGCACAAGTCGACGGGGCCGGGGCTTGGCGGCGGTTGACCAAGGTCATCCTGCCGATCATCAAGCCGGCGGTGGTGGTGGCACTGTTGTTTCGGACTCTGGATGCCTTCCGCATTTTCGACAACATCTATGTGCTGACCGCTGGCGAGAACAACACCGAGTCGGTGTCAATCCTGGGCTACGACAACCTGTTCAAGGGTTTCAACGTCGGTCTCGGCTCAGCGATCAGCGTGCTGATCTTCGGTTGCGTGGGCATCATCGCGCTGACGTTCATCAAGCTGTTCGGCGCTGCAGCTCCAGGGAGTGACGCGGATGGCCGCTGA
- a CDS encoding carbohydrate ABC transporter permease, whose protein sequence is MSARRTMAWAIIDVLVVVYALLPVLWIFSLSLKPTSTVKDGKLIPASVTLDNYRGVFRGEFFSSALINSIGVGLITTVIAVLLGAMAAYAVARLAFPGKRVLIGATLLITMFPAISLVTPLFNIERAVGLFDTWPGLILPYITFALPLAIYTLSAFFREVPWDLEKAAKMDGATPGQAFRKVIAPLAAPGLVTAAILVFIFAWNDLLLALSLTATKAAITAPVAIANFTGSSQFEEPTGSIAAGAMVITVPIIVFVLVFQRRIVAGLTSGAVKG, encoded by the coding sequence TTGAGCGCCCGTCGCACCATGGCCTGGGCCATCATTGACGTATTGGTCGTGGTGTACGCGTTACTTCCGGTGCTGTGGATTTTCAGCTTGTCGCTCAAGCCGACGTCAACGGTCAAGGACGGCAAGCTGATTCCGGCGTCGGTGACCCTCGACAACTACCGTGGTGTCTTCCGGGGCGAATTCTTCAGCTCGGCGCTGATCAACTCCATCGGTGTCGGGTTGATCACCACGGTGATAGCGGTGCTGCTCGGTGCGATGGCCGCCTATGCCGTGGCCCGGCTGGCGTTTCCGGGCAAGCGGGTGCTGATCGGCGCGACGCTGTTGATCACCATGTTCCCGGCAATCTCGTTGGTGACACCGCTGTTCAATATCGAGCGCGCTGTCGGCCTGTTCGACACCTGGCCGGGCTTGATCCTGCCGTACATCACTTTCGCTCTGCCGCTTGCCATTTACACGCTGTCGGCCTTCTTCCGGGAGGTCCCCTGGGATCTGGAGAAAGCGGCCAAGATGGATGGCGCGACACCGGGGCAGGCCTTCCGCAAAGTGATCGCGCCGCTGGCGGCTCCGGGGCTGGTGACCGCCGCGATTCTGGTGTTCATTTTCGCCTGGAACGACCTGCTGCTCGCGCTGTCGCTGACCGCGACCAAGGCGGCGATCACCGCGCCGGTGGCGATCGCCAACTTCACCGGTAGTTCGCAGTTCGAGGAGCCGACGGGATCCATCGCGGCCGGCGCTATGGTGATCACGGTTCCGATCATCGTCTTCGTTCTCGTCTTCCAACGACGGATTGTCGCCGGCTTGACGTCCGGGGCTGTGAAGGGATAG
- a CDS encoding ABC transporter ATP-binding protein: MAEIVLEHVSKSYPNGAAAVDDLSLTIADGEFLILVGPSGCGKTTTLNMIAGLEDISSGELRIDGQRVNEKAPKDRDIAMVFQSYALYPHMTVRQNIAFPLTLAKMKKADIAQKVSETAKILDLTDLLDRKPSQLSGGQRQRVAMGRAIVRHPKAFLMDEPLSNLDAKLRVQMRGEIARLQKRLGTTTVYVTHDQTEAMTLGDRVVVMHGGVAQQIGTPTELYEHPANVFVAGFIGSPTMNFFPATLTSIGLTLPFGEVTLAPEVQQLIAARAKTENIIVGVRPEHLQDAALIDAYQRIKALTFQVGVDLVESLGADKYVYFTTSAPAVHSAQLDELEAQGEMRENQFAARVSAESKAAIGQSLELAFDTTKLAVFDADSGVNLTIPVVG; encoded by the coding sequence ATGGCCGAGATCGTGCTCGAGCACGTCAGCAAGAGTTACCCCAACGGCGCGGCGGCAGTAGACGACCTCAGCCTCACCATCGCCGACGGTGAATTCCTGATTCTGGTCGGGCCGTCCGGCTGCGGCAAGACCACCACACTGAATATGATTGCCGGACTTGAGGATATCTCGTCGGGAGAACTGCGCATCGATGGTCAACGGGTCAACGAGAAGGCGCCCAAAGACCGCGATATCGCCATGGTGTTCCAGTCGTATGCGCTCTATCCGCATATGACCGTGCGACAGAATATCGCGTTTCCGTTGACCTTGGCGAAGATGAAGAAGGCCGACATCGCGCAGAAGGTCTCCGAGACGGCCAAAATCCTCGACCTGACCGATCTTCTGGATCGCAAGCCCTCGCAGTTGTCGGGTGGGCAGCGCCAGCGGGTCGCGATGGGCCGGGCGATCGTGCGCCATCCCAAGGCCTTCCTGATGGACGAGCCGTTGTCGAATCTGGACGCCAAACTCCGGGTGCAGATGCGCGGCGAGATCGCCCGGCTGCAGAAGAGGCTGGGCACCACCACCGTCTACGTCACCCACGACCAGACCGAGGCCATGACGCTGGGTGATCGGGTGGTGGTGATGCACGGCGGTGTTGCGCAGCAGATCGGCACTCCCACAGAGCTTTACGAGCACCCGGCCAACGTATTCGTGGCCGGCTTCATCGGCTCGCCGACGATGAATTTCTTTCCCGCGACTCTGACGTCGATCGGGTTGACCCTGCCCTTCGGTGAGGTGACACTGGCGCCGGAGGTGCAACAGCTGATCGCCGCCCGCGCGAAAACCGAGAACATCATCGTCGGCGTGCGGCCCGAGCATCTTCAGGACGCCGCGCTGATCGATGCCTACCAACGCATCAAGGCACTGACCTTCCAGGTCGGCGTCGACTTGGTCGAATCGTTGGGGGCGGACAAATACGTCTACTTCACCACCTCGGCTCCCGCCGTGCACTCGGCTCAGCTGGATGAGCTGGAGGCGCAGGGGGAAATGCGCGAAAACCAGTTTGCAGCAAGGGTTTCCGCGGAATCGAAGGCGGCTATCGGGCAGTCGCTCGAGTTAGCTTTCGACACCACCAAACTGGCCGTTTTCGACGCCGACTCCGGTGTCAACCTGACTATTCCCGTTGTAGGGTGA